The following are encoded together in the Triticum dicoccoides isolate Atlit2015 ecotype Zavitan chromosome 6B, WEW_v2.0, whole genome shotgun sequence genome:
- the LOC119321116 gene encoding elongation factor 1-gamma 2 codes for MCVQWKKDVPVDDESVCGDFINLKMMCQLSFSKVLHAGSGNKNAFKALIAAEYSGVNVELVKDFQMGVSNHTPDFLKMNLIEKVPLLETPDGPVFESNAIARYVARMKADNPLYGSSLMEYAHIEQWIDFSATEVDANIGKWLYPRLGFYPYVAVIEDTFITALKRALGALDTHLASNTYLVGHSVTLADIVMACNLYHGFTRIMTKSFTSVFPHVERYFWTMVNQPNMKKVMGDVKQAESVPPVQKKAAAPKEQNPKDAKKEAKKKEAKKEAQKPEPVEKAEEEEEAPKPKPKNALDLLPPSKMILDEWKKLYSNTKTNFREVAIKGFWDMYDPEGYSLWFCDFKYNEENTVSFVTMNKVGGFLQRMDLCRKYAFGKMLVIGSQPPFKVKGLWLFRGPEIPQFVMDEVYDMALYDWAKVDLSDAAQKERVSAMIEDLEPFEGEALLDAKCFK; via the exons ATGTGCGTTCAGTGGAAgaaagacgttcccgtcgacgacgaaagCGTCTGTGgcgacttcatcaatctcaagatgatgtgtcaGCTCagcttctcgaag GTGTTGCATGCTGGCAGTGGAAACAAGAATGCGTTTAAGGCACTCATTGCCGCTGAATACAGCGGCGTCAATGTTGAGCTGGTGAAGGACTTTCAGATGGGTGTCTCCAACCATACTCCAGACTTTCTCAAGATGAATCTTATCGAAAAG GTTCCTCTTCTTGAGACTCCTGACGGTCCTGTTTTTGAGAGCAATGCCATCGCACGATATG TTGCTCGCATGAAGGCTGACAACCCACTTTACGGATCTTCACTGATGGAATAC GCGCACATTGAGCAATGGATTGACTTTTCTGCCACGGAGGTTGATGCTAACATTGGAAAATGGCTGTACCCACGTCTAGGATTCTACCCATATGTTGCTGTG ATAGAGGACACATTTATTACTGCCTTGAAGAGAGCGTTGGGTGCCCTTGACACACACCTTGCATCAAACACGTATCTTGTTGGGCATTCCGTGACTCTTGCTGATATTGTGATGGCATGCAACCTTTACCATGGCTTCACTCGGATCATGACCAAGAGTTTCACATCCGTGTTCCCTCACGTGGAAAGGTACTTCTGGACCATGGTTAACCAGCCAAACATGAAGAAGGTCATGGGGGATGTGAAGCAGGCAGAGTCCGTCCCACCAGTTCAAAAGAAGGCTGCGGCACCAAAGGAGCAAAATCCCAAGGATGCCAAGAAGGAAGCAAAGAAGAAGGAAGCCAAGAAGGAGGCCCAGAAGCCAGAGccagttgagaaagcagaggaggaagaggaggcacCAAAACCAAAGCCAAAGAATGCTCTTGATTTGCTTCCTCCAAGCAAAATGATCCTTGATGAATGGAAGAAGCTGTACTCCAACACCAAGACCAACTTCCGGGAGGTTGCCATAAAAG GCTTCTGGGACATGTATGACCCGGAGGGCTACTCCCTGTGGTTCTGTGACTTCAAGTACAACGAGGAGAACACCGTGTCCTTCGTGACCATGAACAAGGTGGGTGGGTTCCTGCAGCGGATGGACTTGTGCCGCAAGTACGCCTTCGGCAAGATGCTTGTGATAGGCTCCCAGCCACCTTTCAAGGTCAAGGGGCTTTGGCTCTTCCGTGGCCCTGAGATCCCCCAGTTTGTCATGGACGAGGTGTACGACATGGCCCTCTATGACTGGGCAAAGGTTGATCTCTCTGATGCGGCGCAGAAGGAGCGCGTCAGCGCCATGATCGAGGACCTCGAGCCGTTTGAGGGCGAGGCGCTGCTGGACGCGAAATGCTTCAAGTGA
- the LOC119322109 gene encoding probable serine/threonine-protein kinase SIS8: MSRMKHLLRKLHLSGAGTASAGGATAATPSPDHHRPRQRRSAHSPLPPPVVAAAVADPPLPAAPEEPTGMGAETTMTRLEEEYHVRLALAISASDPAGLVDPDSVQMRAAERISLGGPPAAPGDRTTMEALSARYWNHNVVNYDEKLSDGFYDVCGAPMDPGFQVKFPSLTSLRAIPVGRDVAYVVILVNRERDLMLKRLEGRAMEIAAQSRAERGGIASAELVQKIASLVVDAMGGVVEDADAMNREWSTKSRQLCAGLNSIALPLGSLGIGLSRHRSLLFKVLADRVNLPCKLVKGICYTGTDEGAINFVKIDFDSAEYIVDLMGAPGTLIPSEISVSQFQDSNNSQLSSDAIEESVAELCIALEQVSGVYESKNDMGGSSSDRNSVLELPTPHLEDTCHTEDPLKQRIISDEGQFDEFNIKGGISQQKKVNDTSKYLVPGVVDPQFAQNLHDLLLEGGALLPSGLLSCQNSHNSGNTTGMGKNSSSEVKETPGWLLVAQTGQNSAERSVAEDSLPKIPLPPCEDVQYPVENTEATIGSLGTISIEGERVAEHSLANMSGSSSANLGKLSCSSMKTISSVMDDVAEDEISWEDLHIGERIGLGSYGEVYHADWNGTEVAVKKFLDQDLSGVALEQFKCEVRIMSRLRHPNVVLFLGYVTQPPNLSILTEYLPRGSLYRLLHRPNSKVDETRRLKMAFDVAKGMNYLHTSHPTIVHRDLKSPNLLVDKNWVVKVSDFGMSRLKHHTFLSSKSTAGTPEWMAPEVLRNEPANEMCDVYSFGVILWELATLLVPWSGLNPMQVVGAVGFQNKRLDIPKEVDPLVASIISSCWDNDPSKRPSFSQLLSPLKKLQRLLVTESL, encoded by the exons ATGTCACGCATGAAGCACCTCCTCCGCAAGCTGcacctctccggcgccggcaccgccagcgccggcggggccactGCGGCGACCCCGTCCCCCGACCACCACCGCCCGCGCCAACGGCGCTCCGCCCACTCGCCTCTGCCGCCGCCGGTCGTGGCCGCCGCGGTTGCCGACCCTCCGCTGCCCGCGGCCCCCGAGGAGCCGACGGGGATGGGGGCGGAGACGACCATGACGCGCCTGGAGGAGGAGTACCACGTGCGCCTCGCCCTCGCGATCTCGGCGTCGGATCCCGCGGGGCTCGTCGATCCGGACTCCGTTCAGATGCGCGCCGCCGAGCGCATCAGCCTGGGTGGCCCGCCCGCCGCGCCCGGGGACCGGACCACCATGGAGGCCCTCTCCGCCCGCTACTGGAACCACAACGTGGTCAACTACGATGAGAAGCTCTCGGATGGGTTCTACGACGTCTGTGGCGCACCCATGGATCCGGGCTTCCAGGTCAAATTCCCATCCTTGACCAGCCTCAGGGCGATTCCCGTAGGGCGAGATGTTGCTTATGTCGTCATTTTGGTGAACCGGGAGCGTGATCTCATGTTGAAGCGCCTTGAGGGGAGAGCAATGGAGATTGCTGCACAAAGTAGGGCAGAACGCGGTGGAATTGCGTCAGCTGAGCTTGTGCAGAAGATAGCTAGCCTAGTAGTTGATGCCATGGGTGGTGTAGTGGAGGAtgctgatgcgatgaacagggaatGGTCCACAAAGAGCCGCCAGCTCTGTGCTGGGCTAAACAGTATTGCCCTTCCTCTTGGTTCACTTGGAATTGGGCTCTCGCGCCACAGATCTCTACTTTTTAAG GTACTAGCTGACCGAGTTAATCTGCCATGCAAGCTTGTCAAAGGAATATGTTATACTGGAACAGATGAAGGCGCTATTAACTTTGTTAAAATCGACTTTGACAG TGCTGAATATATTGTTGACTTGATGGGAGCTCCAGGCACCTTAATACCTTCAGAGATTTCTGTCAGTCAATTTCAGGACTCCAACAATAGTCAACTGAGCAGTGACGCCATTGAAGAGAGTGTTGCAGAACTATGCATAGCTCTTGAGCAGGTTAGCGGTGTATATGAGAGTAAAAATGACATGGGTGGAAGTTCATCTGATCGTAATTCTGTCCTAGAACTTCCGACTCCACATTTGGAAGATACATGTCACACAGAGGACCCACTTAAACAACGCATTATCTCCGACGAAGGCCAATTTGATGAATTCAACATTAAAGGCGGTATTTCTCAGCAGAAGAAAGTGAATGACACTTCGAAGTATTTAGTTCCTGGAGTAGTGGACCCACAGTTCGCACAAAATTTGCATGACCTGCTCCTGGAGGGTGGTGCTTTGCTACCATCTGGTTTGTTATCATGTCAAAATAGTCATAATTCTGGCAATACAACAGGGATGGGCAAAAACTCTTCTTCTGAAGTTAAAGAAACTCCTGGGTGGTTGCTAGTTGCTCAAACAGGTCAAAATTCAGCAGAACGTTCTGTAGCTGAAGATTCTTTACCAAAGATTCCCTTGCCACCTTGTGAAGATGTACAATACCCTGTAGAAAATACAGAAGCAACTATCGGAAGTTTGGGTACTATTTCAATTGAGGGTGAAAGGGTTGCTGAACATTCTTTGGCAAACATGTCAGGAAGTAGCAGTGCGAATTTGGGCAAGTTGAGCTGTTCTAGTATGAAAACAATCAGCTCTGTTATGGATGATGTTGCTGAAGATGAAATATCATGGGAAGATCTTCATATAGGAGAGCGCATTGGTCTAG GTTCATATGGGGAAGTTTATCATGCAGATTGGAATGGCACG GAGGTTGCTGTAAAGAAATTCCTTGACCAGGATTTGTCAGGTGTTGCACTGGAGCAATTCAAATGTGAA GTGCGAATCATGTCAAGGCTGAGACACCCCAATGTAGTTCTTTTCTTGGGATATGTGACGCAACCTCCAAATCTCTCTATATTAACCGAATACCTTCCAAG AGGGAGCCTATATCGCCTATTGCATCGGCCAAATAGCAAAGTTGATGAAACACGAAGGTTGAAGATGGCATTTGATGTG GCAAAAGGAATGAATTACTTGCACACTAGCCATCCTACTATTGTACATCGTGATTTGAAATCACCAAATCTTTTAGTGGACAAAAATTGGGTTGTTAAG GTGTCAGATTTTGGGATGTCAAGGTTGAAGCATCACACTTTTCTTTCCTCCAAGTCGACAGCTGGAACA CCGGAGTGGATGGCACCAGAGGTCCTGCGTAATGAGCCAGCTAATGAGAT GTGTGATGTCTACAGTTTTGGAGTAATCCTATGGGAATTAGCAACGTTGCTTGTACCTTGGAGCGGGCTGAATCCAATGCAAGTCGTCGGAGCAGTTGGGTTCCAGAACAAACGACTAGACATTCCCAAAGAGGTCGATCCACTGGTTGCTAGCATAATATCTTCATGTTGGGACAA CGATCCAAGCAAACGACCATCGTTCTCCCAACTCTTGTCACCGCTAAAGAAATTACAGCGGCTACTTGTTACAGAAAGCCTCTGA